The following nucleotide sequence is from Ananas comosus cultivar F153 unplaced genomic scaffold, ASM154086v1, whole genome shotgun sequence.
GGCCTTCAAACGATTCAGccctccgaccttcaacggcgatgtgaaggatccgtggTTGGTGGAGTCGTGGTTGGCCACGATGGAAGCGTTAttcgaggacatctacaccctcgagaaggataaagttcacctTGCGACTCACTATTTCGATGGGTCGGCTCGATTGTGGTGGACTCAAGTGAAAAAGAATCACTCGTTGGAACCCGCTTCCGTTACTTGGGAGGGgtttcgggagatgctgctAATGGAATATTTTCCCGAGAGTGACAAGcggaaaatcaaggaggatttgcGAAAGTTAAGGCAAGGTAGCCGgacggtgcgggagtacgagagggagttcacgCGCCTAGTCAACTGCGTGCCGAGCTTGGTTCACGGTGATAGGGACCGGGCGGAGGCTTTTGAGTGCGGGTTGCGACTCGAAATATTCAAGGTTATTCATGCGttccgcttgaagacctacGAGGAGGTGCTtgaccgcgcgctttgggtggagcgcggcaaTGCTATTGCGCGGGAGGAACGCGAGGCATTTGAGAAGTACAAGGAAAGggataagtccaagaagcgaGCATCTAGTGGATCCGCCaggcagtcgagttctaagcgaccccctcgaCCTCAACGATCATAGTGGCGGGGAGGCAGGAGTTAGACGCAGAGCCAGACTACCTACCCGTGCGTGATATGTGGCGGAGACCACCGGGTTACTACTTGCCCTCAGCGGGAGGAGCGATGTTTTCGATGCGGCCAGGCGGACCACATAGGCCGAGAGTGCTCGGGCGATGCATCCCCAGCTCCGTCGTCAGCTTCAGTCTAGTATACTCCGCGAtagctggcgggactgccacccgctgTATCTGCTGGACGTTCTTCGGCGCCTCATCAGCCGGAGacttctcgagcacctagtgggcaggtttttgccactcaggtggaggagcagccgatTCCAGTCCCCGACGACatggtggcaggtattatccttatcagaggcactagagttagagcattgtttgacacaggtgcatcgcattcatgcatagtggcatcatttgcacaagctcataaCATAGAGGTCACGCATAATGAGGACTATTGGTCGGTGAATACACCAGAGCATTCGTTTCGTGTTTATGACGAGTGTTTGGATTGTCCAAtacagataggtgattggatcaTGCTGATTGACCTATTGGTGTTAAAGCAGATGTGGGGtttcgatgtaatcttggggatcaattggctctccaagtattacacggtcatagattgtgaaagtaaggtgatcacattccgtgaaTCTAATCAAGAAGAATTAGTATATCGGGCATGTAAAAgcaggcgcttcgcggcgaccatatcggcggcgagggcgaggaaaatgattaagggtggttgtaaggcctatttggcgaccatcgtagacaCCCGAAGATTTGGGTGATATTCGGGTGGCATGCGAgtatccggatgtgtttccggcggagttaccgggattgccaccggaccggaaagttgagtttgtcattgacttaattcccggggcggcgccaatttcgaaggctccatatagaatggcaccggtggagctaaagaaGCTAAAGACacaattgcaagacttgctcgataaaggatTTGTGCGGCCGAGCGTGTCTCCGTGGGGGAGCtacggtgctatttgtaaagaaaaaggatggcacgcttcgactttgcgttgattatcgcgagttaaacaaagtgacgatcaagaacaagtacccgtagccgaggattgacgatttgttcgatcagttgcaagggtcaagagtatattcaaaaattgatcttcaatcggggtatcatcagttgaagatacggcccaaggatgtgcacaaaacggcgtaccgtacgcggtatgacAACTATGAGTTCATAGTCATGCCATTCGAGCTTACTAATGCCTCGACGGcctttatggacttgatgaatcgagtcttccgtccgctattggaccagTGCGTcatggtattcattgacgatgtattggtatattctcggattgaggaagaacacgaggagtaTTTGAGGATCGTGTTGGAGACACTCCGAAAAAAGAAGCtatatgcaaaattaaagaaatatgaattttggcttttgaaggttactttcttgggtcacgttatATAGGGTGATGGCATCTCGGTAgatccaaagaaagttgaggctaTTAAAGATTGGcttcgcccgacaagtgtaacgaaaattcgtagcttccttggacttgcgggctactaccggcggttcgtggaggggtttgttaagataactactccactaatgcgccttacacacaaaggggtgaagtgcaTTTGGAGCACCGAATGTGAgctgagcttcgaggagttaaaggaaagattgacatcgaccccggtgcttgctttgccgacgccgggggagagcTATGTTGTGTGCAGTGATGCTTCGTATATCGGTCttgggtgtgttttgatgcaaaatgaccgagttatagcttatgcttcgcgccaattaaagagttatgagaagaactacccgactcacgacctcgagctagcggcggttattttcgcgctaaaattatggaggcattacttgtatggtgagcattgtgagatctataccaatcataagagtctcaaatacttgttcgcCCAAAAGGAATTAAATTTGCGACAGCGAcagtggttggagttgctaaaaattatgacgtcacgattctctaccacctcGGAAAAATAAATGtggtggccgatgctctaagtagaaagtcggcggaaaatttggcgacggcaattacaccccaaccggctttgcaaaaggagatgcaatgGTTTGGACTTGAAATTGTGGCGctgggagtgccggcaacacttgccacatTGATTGTACAACCGACCTTGTTTGAGAGGATTAAAGAACTCCAAGTTTCCGAtttatttctccaaaaggtgtggGGTAAAGTTGAGAGCAGTAGTGCCggtgattttggcattgggaccgaagGTGCACTACGATATCGGAATCGTTGGTGTGTGTGCCCAAGGACGATGATCTTCGGAGGCcaattatgcaagaagcgcatcaatctccctatagcattcacccgggcagcaccaaaatgtatcaagacttGAAACTgtattattggtggccgggcatgaaaaaggacataggggagttcgtggcacaatgtctcacatgccaacaagtaaaggcggaaTGTCGATTTCCGACGGGAAAGTTGCAAtgtctacctatacccgtttggaaatggaaaaatatcgcTATGGACTTTATGACGGGTTTGCCTAGATCTCAAGGCGAacatgacgcgatttgggtagtggtggaccggttgacaaaattgGCACACTTTTTGCGGATCCACATTatttggtcgggagacaagttagctcaagtttatctagacgagattgtgagacttcacggggttccgACATCTGTTGTATCTGATCGGGACCCgcggttcacatctcatttttggaggagcttgcaAGATGCGTTAGGCACACGGCTCAACTTTAGTacgacatttcatcctcaaagtgacggccAATCGGAGAGGACCATTCAAAtactcgaggacatgcttcaagcatgtgtacttgactacaagGGCAGATGGCATGGTCACTTACcaatggcggaattcgcatacaacaatagctatcaaaaaagtattgcgatggcgccattcgaggccctttatggaaggaaatgtcgctcgccgattcattggagcgatgtgggcgagagaattgctcttggccccgatgtagtTCGGGAGgcagaggagaaagttcgccttacCCGACAAAGATTAGCGATGGCGCAATCGAGGCACAAAAGTTATGCTGACAAGCGAAGGAAAGACATCGAGTTTGTAGTTGGAGACCACATGtttctaaaagtatcgccgatgcgcgGTGTTAAGAGATTCGGTGTCCGGGGGAAACTAAGTCCCTGATTTGTCGGACCCTTTGAGATCTTGGAAAGGATTGGTGCGGTGTCTTATAAagtagcattaccaccgaggcttgcgggggtGTACGACGTATTTCATGTATCCAATCTCCACAAGTATATCCATGATCCggagcatattctctcgtatataccgattgagcttcaagaggatatgacctacgaggagttcccggcattCATCGTCGATAGAGAAGTGAGAAAACTATGGAATCGGaaaattccgtatgttaaagttcattggagcaaccacgacgatcGGGAAGATACGTGGGAACTTGAGGACGTGATGAGAGAGtgtcatcctcatctcttcgaagAGCTGgaatgaggtatgagtttagatTGCAATTaagttagtttcgcggacgaaactaattttaaggggaggagaatgtaacatattgaaacccaaaagaaattatcgaactttatccaaattggttaaagttgtcGAGAGAAATAGTTTGACAAGTTCCATTTAGCATTCAAACtaggttggaagggctaaaaataagtttaagaggtgttagaaaggttATGGCATCGATCGGCGCAAAATAAAATCGAAAACAGCGCAAAATCagcattctgggcaaagtgtaccggtacagccctgcaACCCGAGAAGAGTAAGCCCTCGGGTTTGAAAAAAattggaagtgtaccggtaaactttgaaaatgtaccggtacaaatcccgcgtaaccgagagagttgctcttgggtttggcctctgcgcagagttgtaccggtacaaaatcccatgtaccggtacagtttggtctggcagcaacatTGAGGTCTACTGTAAATTAGACGTTTTTAGGgggcttagttgcaaatgttacaacatgtaaTATACCCTAACACCCCTCTCCTTCACAGCCAACACCccaactctctccctctctcattcctctctttctctctctagaaagcacaccctagagcaaggagaaggtggagaagaagcctTGGAGTGAAATTTTGGTGGCTTTGGAGAATcttggagctctccaacaagaaggatcttgggaggagcttgggctaagatAAGTTTTAGTGTAAAGCccatctagggtttggtttttaaccctaggttttggagttttgagcTTCTTAGAGGCTTTATAAACTCTTTAgggccatgaacaccatgaaacccaTGAGAGATtcatgtgctctaatggtggttAACTAGGGTTCATAGTAGATGCTCTAGGGATGTTTGGAAAGGCTTGGAAATGGTATTATAATGCTTCctagttgattctaagctagcttttgcttagagatgagatcaatctaggaaaaatcccattatggcattgttagggcatcgattttgggcttttgcctccggttgTTTCCGAGGTAAATTAACCTCTtgaaaacctaattaggggtacgcattcccgacgcgtgggacaactctgtttgacgttacgaaaagtctaagTAAGAGATCTTGTTTATAGGGCCTAATTCGGTACTATTTTGGGTATAGGTCGCGGGAGAAGCGTCCTAAAATCACGAGAGTCGAACTACAACCCTTCTACAATATTCAAGGTGGGgcggtgcacgccggaatcatcggattctccTTTCTGTCTATTTTCAcctttgttgagcatacttgTATATAAAGTCATTCATGTATATTATAGGGTAGTTCACATGTGAATGAtggtttaatttcatttatatgtttctaacgtagttgaacatggAAAATAATTTGAGCCATAGCGGACATGTATCTTGAGACCCTAAACTTGTATGAATGTAAGACTTGGAccaaaataatagtaaataaaggtgacattgacattagagacatgattggcatcgaGACATGACtcgttaaacaaggtttaacaattagtggcattgtgacaagaATGACTTAGAAAGTggcatgaacaaataggtagaaacctattatgacaacgGCATtttgactagtggctatgtatcctcaagttgaggattggatcgatactcacgatgaGTCTTGACTTGAGGGtagtagctccccctcaagcggtgc
It contains:
- the LOC109703959 gene encoding uncharacterized protein LOC109703959 produces the protein MAIPPTASGSSALIPDVLEAEQERSSAALTAFKRFSPPTFNGDVKDPWLVESWLATMEALFEDIYTLEKDKVHLATHYFDGSARLWWTQVKKNHSLEPASVTWEGFREMLLMEYFPESDKRKIKEDLRKLRQGSRTVREYEREFTRLVNCVPSLVHGDRDRAEAFECGLRLEIFKVIHAFRLKTYEEVLDRALWVERGNAIAREEREAFEKYKERDKSKKRASSGSARQSSSKRPPRPQRS